GGCCGCCGCTTCAATCAAGGTCAGTCCAAATGGTTCTGTCAACGCTGGATTGACAAAGACCCCGCCGCTGGCGGCAGCGATACGATAGATTTGAGGCACTTGGTCCCGGCGGTGATGTTTAGGCATGGTAACTTTGCCATACAAATCATAACGATCAATCGTTAACAACAGCTCTTTGAATACCGACTGTGCGCCTTTATCCAAATCAGCTATATCATCGCGGTTACCGGCAATAATCAACAGATTCGCTTGTTGCTGCAAGTACTTGTCTTCGCCATAAGCCGTCAATAAGGCATTAATGTTTTTTCGTTTATCAGGTCGTGACAAAGCGAGAATCAAAGGCTTGTCTGGTTGCGTTAAGCTCTGCGTCAAATCTGCATAAAACTCGGTGTGCTGTTCATCACCACGTGGTGGAATAAACTGGGTAATATTGGTCCCCGGAGGAATAACCCGCATTTTTTCCGGCTGATAATGATCATACAGCTCGTATTGCTCTTCAATTTCCTGATGAGTACTGGTAATCACCTGCTCCGCAGTAGCCAAAGTAATTTCTTCTGCTTCGATTCTCCGCGTCATGTTATACAACAACTCAAGTTGCGTATTATCAACGCCCCCAGCCAGTAACCGGCGACGTTTTACTCGCCCTAATGAGTGCCCGGTGTGCACCAGAGGCAACCCCAACTGATTTGCAACATGGGCTCCAACCAGGCCAGCATCAGCATAGTGACTGTGGATCAGCGCTGGTAATTGTGGCTGTTGTCGAAAATAGCGAACCAGAGTGTCCGCAAAACTATCGAGATGCTCCCAGAGCTGTTCTTTAGGCAAATAATTTTCTGGCCCGGCGTCAATACGCACAATGCTCAGTTTGTCATTAAAATGCTCTTGAGCCTGGGCATACGCTTCATCAACGTTCGGATCGGCAACCCGTCTGGTAATCAGTTCGACTTTGCCGACCTCGGGTAATTTCGACAACGCTTCCGCCAATTCCAGTACATACAAGGTCTGACCGCCGGTATCTGCATCTCGACCCAGCTCCAGGTTGTCGCCACGGATGAGACCATGGATACTGATCAATGCAATATAAAGTGGTTTTTTTGGCTGCGTCATAGCGTCGGATCGGGTTCCAGATTAAATTCAGGGTCAGGTAAATAGCATTAAGCCGCTCTTTGTATTAAAACTACCTGCTCGCCAGCGCATTGACAAATAATCTGACAAACTATTTTGTCATTTACTGGTCAGTGTTGAATCAACATATCATGATAAAGGTGCATACTATGCAACGCTACCTGAACAGCTTGGCAATTTTGTTCGGCTTGCTCTTCACCAGCCCTTTGGTTTTGGCTGATTCCGGCTTGATAGAGGCCGTGAATGACACACGCCGTGATGCACAAAATCGTGCCAGAGATTCAGCACGCCACCCAGAGCAAACCCTGGCATTTTTCCAAATCGAGCCTGGCATGCGCGTCGCAGAAATTTGGCCGGGACGCGGGTGGTATACCGAAATTCTGGCACCATGGCTAAAACAAGGTGACGGTCATCTAATCGCTGCGGGATTTCCGGCAGATATGGGACCAGACTGGCGACAACAGCTTCGTAACAGCTATAACGATTGGCTGAGTAGCGACACAACGCGTTTTGATGAAGTTGAAATCATCGAATTTGGTCCCGGACACTGGCAAATTACCCAAGCCAATAGCCTGGATGCCATTGTTACTTTCCGAAATGTGCATAACTGGGTAAAAGCCGAGACAGCAGAGGCTGCGTTTTCGGCTATGTTCGAGGCACTCAAACCGGGTGGGGTTCTAGGGGTGACTGACCATCGCGCCAAACCAGGGACAGATAGGGAGACAATGAAAAAAACGGGTTATCTAACTGAATCCCTTGTCATCGGACTTGCCGAGCAGGCTGGATTCAAGCTCGATGCAACCAGTGAAATCAATGCTAATCCCGCCGATACAACCCGGCATCCGAATGGCGTCTGGAGCCTGCCGCCGACACTGCGAATTGCTGATGAGGACAAAGCTAAATATCAAGCTATCGGTGAAAGTGATCGCATGACTTTACGCTTCATTAAGCCGCAAAATATCTCATTGCCGGACGGTTAATTTCGATATAAGGCCCGGTTGAGCGTTACGATATTTTCCGTGCTGATTTGCTTGGGACAACTGCGTTCACATTCACGATAGTTACTGCAACTACCAAAGCCTTCTGCCTGCATCTGGGCGAGCATTTTTGCTGGTCGTTCCGCGTCCAGTTTGCCTTGTGGCAAGCTGGATAAGTGACTCACCTTGGCGGCAACAAATAAGGTCGCCGAGGCGTTTGGACAAACAGCAACACAAGCGCCACATCCAATACAAGTGGCGGCATCAAATGCCTTGTCGGCAACTTTTTTGGCAACCGGTATGGTATTTGCCTCGGGTGCAGCACCGGTTCTTACCGGAATATAGCCGCCCGCCTGAATTAGCCGATCCAAAGCACTGCGGTCGGTTATCAAGTCCTGAATAACCGGAAAAGCAGCGGCCCGCCAGGGCTCAATCCATAGTTCTTTTTGATCCTGATAATCACGCATATATTGCTGACAACTGGTTGTTGCTCTGTGCCGGCCATGGGGCTCACCGTTAATGACTAAACTGCAACTCCCACAAATTCCTTCCCTGCAGTCATGATCAAAAGCAACCGGTTCTTCGCCAGCTTGAATCAGCTGCTCATTCAGCGCATCGAGCATCTCCAAAAATGATGACTCGGCTGATACCTCAAGTTCATAACGCCTAAAATTACCTGACTCGGCCGGTCTCGATTGACGCCAGATGTGCAAAATAAACTTCATTGGTAGTTCCTGATACCAGGACTGACAAAATCAAAATGCAGCGGCTCTTTTACCAAAATTGGCTCACTGACATTGCCGCTATATCGCCAAGCCGAGACGTAGGAAAATTGGTTATCGTGACGCTGCACTTCGCCCGTTGGCGTCAAATGCTCCACGCGGGCATGACAGCCGCAGGACTCTTCCCGTTGTAAGGCATCTCTGCACATCAACTCTGCCAGTTCCATAAAATCTGCAATGCGACCAGCGCGTTCCAGTACCTGATTTATCTGCTTATTATCGCCCGTTATCTTGACCTGCTGCCAATAGGCTTCACGTAACTGCTGGATCTGCATAATGGCTTGACGTAAATCATGATCATTGCGCGCCATGCCACAGTTATCCCACAAAATTTGTCCCAGTCGTCGATGGAAGTCATCGGGACTGTGCTTCGGATCCGGCGCGGAGAGTAATCGGGATAAGTGTTTTTGGACTGACAAGCGCGTTTCTGCTACTTCAGGATAATCTGCGTCTGCGAGTGGCTTTTGCCTGGCCAGGTAATCTGAAACCGTCGCTGGCAGAATAAAATAACCATCAGCCAAGCCTTGCATCAAAGCACTGGCACCAAGACGATTCGCCCCATGATCAGAAAAGTTAGCCTCGCCACCAGCAAACAGGCCATCAATCGTCGTCATCAAATTATAATCAACCCATAAGCCGCCCATGGTGTAGTGCACTGCTGGGTAGATACGCATGGGTTGCTGCGTCGGATCTTCCGAGGTAATACGGTGATACATTTCAAATAAATTACCGTATTTTTCATTAATGGTTGTCGCGCCTTGCTCAACGATAGCATCAGCAAAATCCAGATAGACACCTAATTTTTGTCCATTAATTTCATGGCCTACCCCGCGTCCTTCATCACAAATAAGCTTAACCGCTCGCGAGGCAATATCTCTGGGCACCAGATTGCCAAAAGCCGGATACATGCGTTCCAGGAAGTAATCGCGATCTGACTCGGCAATCTCATTCGGATTGCGATCACAATCTTTGGCATGTTTGGGCGCCCAAATCCGACCATCATTACGAAGTGATTCGCTCATCAAGGTCAATTTAGACTGTAATTCTCCATGCTGGGGAATACAGGTTGGGTGGATTTGCGTAAAGCTCGGATTAGCGAACAAGGCGCCTTTCTTGTGCGCGCGCCAGATGGCAGAGGCATTACAGCCTTTCGCATTTGTCGACAGGTAATAGGCATTACCATAACCGCCAGTACATAATAAAACGCAGTCTGCCAGATGTGAGACCAGTTCACCGGTCAGCAGGTTACGGGTAATGATGCCTTTTGCCTGTCCCTTAATTAAAATCAGATCCTGCATCTCAGTCCGGGAAAGATGGCGAATATGGCCCAACGCCACCTGACGACTCATTGCCTGATATGCCCCCAGTAACAATTGCTGTCCGGTTTGACCGCGCGCATAGAAAGTTCGCGACACCTGAGCGCCACCAAATGACCGATTTGCCAGATAACCACTGTACTCCCGAGCAAAAGGCACACCCTGTGCCACAGCTTGATCAATGATGCCAGTACTTAATTCTGCAAGTCGAAAGACGTTGGATTCACGTGCACGAAAGTCACCACCTTTGATCATGTCGTAAAAAAGCCGCCAGACACTATCACCATCGTTATGATAGTTCTTGGCCGCATTAATACCACCTTGTGCGGCAATACTATGCGCACGTCGCGGGCTATCCTGAAAACAGACTGTGGTGACCTGATAGCCCATTTCAGCCAAAGATGCAGCGGCTGATGCACCCGCAAGACCAGTGCCAACAACAATAATTCGATAATGTTTCCGGTTGGCCGGGCTGACGACACGTAAATTATATTTATGCTGCGTCCAGCGTTGCTCCAGTGGCCCCTTTGGGCTATGCCCATCCAGTTGAATCGTCTCGTTCATGGTGTACTCCAAAATGCCATTATTGGCACCACGGCAAAGCCGCCTATCAACAACGCCACCAGTAATAAACAAAGATACAGATATTGTTTTGATGTTTTCCCTAATGTCTGCAACACATTGGGTAACGCATGACCAAGATGTAAAGCCATTAAACCCAGTCCTGCCAGATAGATCAGGACTTGATGACCCTCAGCGAATAGTTTTCGGGTTTGACCATGAATATCAGCGCCACCAAAAAACCACATTTGCGCCAGATGATAAATCATGAACGCCAGAATAAGACTAATGACGATAGAGACCAGCCAGGATGGAATCCAGTGGTGCTGACGATGATAGTACGCAATTGGCCTTGCCTTACGATTATGCCGCCGTATTTGCACCGCAACCCAGACATGTAAGGCCAACGCAATGACCATGACAATCCAAACAGGCCAGCGAATTAAAGGCTGATTGTATAACGCGTAAACCTGATTAAATGTGGCCGGATCAACAAAACTCAGATTGACCAGCATGTGTATTACCAAATAAATCGTAAGCACCATTCCTGCCAGAGCCATCAGGCGCTTTTTTATTTGCAGCAGCGCCATTAACTCTCCCGACTCATTTGAACCTTATCCTGCTCGGAAACCGGTTTTAGCTTTTCTCTGGCAATGGTTCTAACGCAGCTGTTCCATCGCAAGATCGACTCATCATTATGCTCAGGCCGGATTTTTTCAGCCTGCTGATAACACTGCAACGCTTTGACAAAGTAATCATAAGCAAATGCGCGTGACATCGGTTGACTAAGCATAAAACGAGCACGCCGTTCAAAATAAATACCTGTGTAATACTGCTGCTGATAGGGATTATCCAACAGTTCGATAGCCGTCTCGATGGCTTGAAATGGAGACTGGCTGCCACTGACATCGATTTGATCCGTCAAAGCCAAAATATAGATGATACGTGCCTGTTGATTATCAGGCTGAATATGAAGCACATCCAGACAAATACTCTCCGCAATTTCAGGTTCCAGTAACGAACGATACTGGCGAGCACGATCTATTGCTAACTCAACTGAATCTGCGTGGATGTCATGCAGACTTAACTCCATGATGACCTCTTGTTTCTCCGCACCGTTAACCCGGCTGCTTCTGTCAATCTAAATTAATCCCCCCTGCATTTCAATGCAGGTCCAATAACGTGTTTAGACATAGAGTCACTATCTGAATTCTGGTATCTTAACCGGTTTTTCAATGACAAATTTTTGAGACGTCATGCAACGACACATTCTGGTAACCAGCGCCCTGCCCTACGCTAATGGATCTATTCACTTGGGTCACTTGGTGGAATACATCCAAACTGACATCTGGGTACGATTTCAAAAAATGCGCGGCCACGCCTGCCACTATGTTTGTGCCGATGATGCGCATGGCACGCCAATCATGCTCCGAGCCCAAAATGAAGGCATCTCAGCAGAACAACTGATTGCGAAAGTCAGTGAAGAACATCAGGCTGACTTTGCTGCGTTTAATATCGGTTTTGACCACTATCACAGTACGCACAGTGACGAAAACCGTACTTTATCGAACCAGATCTATCTGGCTAACCGGGACGCAGGCCATATCGAAAGCCGCACCATCAGTCAGGCCTATGATCCAGAAAAAGAAATGTTTCTTCCGGATCGTTTTATCCGTGGCGAGTGCCCAAAATGTGGCGCCGCTGATCAATATGGCGATAATTGTGAAGCTTGTGGTGCAACCTACGAACCGACTGAACTGAAAAATCCGGTTTCTGCGGTTTCTGGCGCTACGCCCATCACCAAAGACTCAGAACATTACTTCTTTAAACTGGGCAATTTTGAGCAATTATTGCGCGATTGGACAGGGGGCGAGCATCTGCAACCTGAAGTCAGCAGAAAACTGGCCGAATGGTTTGAATCAGGTCTGCAAGACTGGGATATTTCCCGCGACACTCCTTATTTTGGCTTTGAAATTCCAGATGCTCCAGGGAAATTCTTCTACGTCTGGATGGATGCCCCCATCGGCTATTTGGCCAGTTTCAAACATTACTGCGATAAACAAGGCATTGATTTTGATGCCTTTATGAAGCCTGATAGCCAGACGGAAATGGTGCATTTTATTGGTAAAGACATTATTTACTTTCATGCCTTGTTCTGGCCAGCCATGCTCAGTGGTGCTGGTCTACGCCTGCCAAACCGGATTTTTGCTCACGGATTTTTAACGGTTGATGGCAAAAAAATGTCCAAGTCGCGCGGCACTTTTATTAAGGCGCGCACTTACCTGAATCACCTTAATCCCGAGTATCTTCGGTATTATTTTGCGGCTAAACTCGGCAATGGTATCGAAGATATCGATTTAAGCCTTGCTGATTTTCAGAATCGTATCAATGCTGATCTGGTTGGCAAAGTGGTCAATATTGCCAGCCGTTGTGCTGGATTTATCAACAAAAAATTTGATGGCAAACTGACACAAACCCTGGCGGACCCTGCTTTGTTTCGGGTATTCACGGCAGAGTCAGAAAATATTGCGCGCCGCTATGAACAACGCGAATATGCCCAGGCCATGCGTGAAATTATGGCGCTGGCCGATAAAGCTAATCAATACATTGATGAACAAAAACCCTGGGTTTTAGCAAAAGATCCTGAACAACAAGATGCCGTTCAAGCTGTTTGCAGTCTCGGTATCAATCTGTTCCGCATTCTGATTGCCTATCTCAAACCCGTCTTACCGGCTACGGCGCAGCAAGCAGAAGCTTTTCTTAACATCCCGGCCCTGCAATGGGAATCTATCGGCACACCAATGCTGGATCACGTTATTAGACCATTTACGCCACTAATGACGCGTATTGAGTCTGACAAAATCACTGCCTTGCTGGAGGAATCAAAGGAAACGCTCGAAACCGAGGTAAAACCAACGCAAACTACCGCACCACCTGCTGATATTGAACCCCTCGCGCATGAAATTAACTTTGATGATTTTGCCAAGCTCGATCTGCGTATTGCCCTGATTCAAAATGCAGAGCACGTCGAGGGTGCTGACAAGTTGCTTAGATTAACGCTCGATATCGGTTTAGGAGAAAAACAAGTTTTTGCCGGTATTAAATCTGCCTACCAGCCGGAGCAGTTAATCGGTAAATTAACGGTCATGGTTGCCAATCTCGCACCACGTAAAATGCGTTTCGGCCTATCGGAAGGCATGGTTTTAGCGGCTGGCCCTGGTGGAAAAGATTTATTTATCCTCAACCCAGATCAAGGCGCCACACCAGGCATGCGAGTCAAATAAAGGTGATAATAAAAAGCCGGCGAGAGCCGGCTTTTTAAGTAAATTACATTTCTTTTTCCATGCCAATTTCATAAAGCTCAAGGTTGGCTTCCTCTATTTCACCTGTAATAGCATCGACATCGACTTTGTATTCACGGCCGTGAACATTAACGATGTCATATTCATAGGTGACCTCACCTTCCATGCCAACCTCATATTCCATTGCAACAACATCGCCAGGGACAAAATCTGTCGCAATTTGTCGTGCTTCTGACTCAGAAATCTTCGCATACTTTTTAAATATGGCATCATCTGCACCAGCTTCACGCTCAACTTCGGTTACAAAGCCCTCTTCAGCATTACACTCAACATTATAAGTTTGACCATCAGCACTTGCCTCAATGTCAAATTCATAGGTTGGGTCATCACCTTCCATTTTCATTTCAAGTTTCCGCGCATTACCAGGAATGGTATCTAAGGCGGCATCGAGACAGGTTTCCATCTTTACGATATCCCATGCTCGAATATCATCAAGATCAAAATTATCGCTATCTGCAATCGCATTTCCGGTAAATCCAATTACCGCAATGAGTGGCAGGAGTTTCATTGATTTGTTCATGATTATGCTCCAATGTGACGGTTTAAAAATACATTCTCCACCCGCAAGAGCAATGAAAATTATTATTATCTGGTAGGGAATTTTTCCTATACCGATTTTGATTATAACTAAAACCCGATATTTTTCAAAAAATATCGGGCTAGTTGATTTACGCGGCTTTAATGTCGATTTTTCGACCTTGTGTTCTGACCGACTTTGGAAGAGAGACTCTCAATACGCCATCTTGGTAGTTTGCCGTAATGCCATCGACATCAATATTGTCTGGCAAAGTAAATCGGCGAAGAAATTTCCCATTAACTCGCTCATTGCGTTGAAAAGCGATTGTTTCATCTTGTGCAAAGCCAGTGCGTTGACCATCAATGGATAACACCCCGTTATCGGCTGTAATCTCAATTTCTGTCAAGTTAACACCAGGCACATCTACATAAACCGTAAAACCTGCTTCTGATTCAACGATATCAACCGCGGGTGACCATTGTGTCTCGTTTTTACTCACCGACGCGCCAATCACTGAGGACATGTCTCGTTGTAACTGATCTAGTAAACCAATAGGTCGATAAAACTTCGTCGCCATCACAACCTCCACAATCTAATTCATTTTGAAAACAAGGCTTTGTTCAAGTAATTAGATGTGGTCAGCAACGATCATTTCAAGATAAAGCGCGTTGATTAGTTGAAAATAATGGCCTGACCGTGTTGACAATTACGGTTTTATAATTCCAAGTGCTACAGCGATATTTGCCAGATCGGCCGTCGTATTTGCATTTAGTTTATTTTTGATAGTGGTGTTGTAATTGGCCACCGTTTTGTAACCAAGGTGTAATTCGGCAGCGACCTCATGCGCCGTCAAGCCTTTTGCTGTTCGACAAAAAACATCAAACTCTCGCGGCGAAAGTAATTCAACTACCTCACCATAATGCAAGGTTGCCGCGGGTTGTTTAAAATCATCAAGTCCGGGAAGTATTTCAGGGTCGATATAACGCTGACCTTGCATAACTTTTGATACTGCTTCCGCTAAAACTTCAGCGGCGCTATTTTTCGTCACATATCCTTTTGCACCGGCTTGCATAGCACGTTCAACATAGACAGACTCGTCATGAATACTGTAAACGAGAATAATTGCCGCGGGATCTTGACGCTTTAATCGTCGAATCGTTTCCAAGCCGCCAATCCCTGGCATAGATAAGTCCATCACAACCACATCAGGGTGACTTCGTTCATACTCATGACAAACGAGCTCTCCCCGATCCACGTCGGTAATCTGACCGATAAAGGCTTGTGATGATAGCAACATACGGAAGCCCGCTCTAACGACGGCATGGTCATCTACCAATAAAACATCAATTTTCTTATCGTTCATCCTGCTGTTTCTCATCTATCGGCATCCACGCCTGAACACTTGCTCCCTGATTAGGGACAGATTCAAACCGGAAACGTCCCCCCATATTTTCAACGCGTTCACGCATAGCCAAGATACCAAAACCCGGTTGCTTTTCATCAATACTTTTGCCTTGGCCATCGTCTTTAATTCGCATTACGACTCGCGGGGTGCTTGTCTCACCTTCTTTAATAACTTGAATCCAGATATGCGTTGCATTTGCGTGACGTACCACATTGGTCAGCGACTCCTGCACAATACGGTACACATGAATTGCCAATTCATGTGGTATAGCATCAAGCCGATGGTCATACTGTAAATTAATTTTAAGTGCTGGATAACGGCGTCTAGATTCGTTCACCATATCAGACAACGTTGCACCCAGCCCCAAATCGGTCAGACTGAGCGGATGCAATGTCCGCATCATTGATCTCACGACCCCTGATAAATGCGTACAAATTTCTATCATCGAGTCAGAAATTTGCACATGATTTGCGGTCTCTTTGCGATTGGTCACCGCCATCGCCTTAATTGCTGTTAACGACTGCCCCATTTCATCATGTAACTCCCGAGAAAGGTTACGACGCTCATTTTCTTGAATATGCATCGTATGTCTTGCTAGTGCTTGGTTACTATCTCTTGCCGCTTGCAATGCGTCAGTCAAATTGTTGATTTCACTGGCAATAACATCAAACTCACTAATTTGAAAATTGGGCAGTTTTTTGCCATATTGGCCTGACTCTACCCGACGAAGCCCTATCACAATGCTATGAACAGTCCGTAGCATTGAATTAAAAACCACATTAATCGCCAGAAAAATAACGCCCATCATCGCCACAACAGACCAAAAATAAGATTGAGACTCACCCCACGCCTCTTCAATCTCATCAATTGGATCAGCGCGAATAATCATCTTTTTATTTCGCCCATCAGCAAGTTGAATATTGTATTCAGCTTGCGGATAATCATTAATAACCAAGTTAACGAACCAGTCCGGTGGTATCTTTTGGCTATCACGCAATACGTCTTCTTGAAACCATTCAACCTCTTCGCCCATATCATTAACAATCGAAATATTGATATGGCGAATCTTTTGAATTGTACTTACTTGCCGAAGCCAATCGAACTCGGATAAAGACGACCGCGATAAATGACTGAAGCCCAAATCAATCATTTGCAAAGCGAGATTAAATGAAGAGTCCACTTCACGTTCAACGGCTTTTCTGGCTTGCCAAACTGTCAGCAGACCACCGACAATAATAATCAATAAAACCGTAATAATAATGCGGACATTAATTAGACCACGAAGACTCATTAGATGATGGCTTACCTAGTGTTTAAAACACATAGTTTAACCCGAGACTTACCCCATAGCTGTCCCATTCGACTTCGTTAAATTTAGTCGTTAATTCCGTTCCATCGACCAAATAGGTCGTGTCTTTACCTCGACGATCCGCTAACCACTTTTGAAACTGCAGATCCAAAGTCAACGCCAAGTCAGGCGTAAAATGCCACTGACTACGTAACTCGGTTACCCAGCCATAGCCATCGGCTTCGTGCTCAAAACTCTCTGGCTGGGCAAAATCGGAGCGCAAGTTCCATTCAGCCGTCGCATCATAATCAATATAGTGGTATTCAACATTGAGTCCTAAACTAAACTTACCCGTTTGAAAAAACACGCTTTCAAGCCCAACCCACGGCCCAAACCAGCTTGTGTCGTAACTGGATCTGAGTCCTGGGAATCGAATCGAAACGGGTTCAGAGTTTAGGATGGTTTGGCGGCCATCAACTATTTTTAAATCTTGGGAGTGATAGGCGACACCCAACTTTGGCCTGAGCTCGAAACCTGCAGTACCCGCCTCATTAAATAACCATTGATAACGGTAACCAAACCCCACTGAAAAATCCAACACGTTGCCTTCATCCGCACCATTATTTGAGCGCGAAAATTCTTCACGTCGATTATTTTCAAAATAATCTGAATCTTGATTTTCCCCATTTACGATTTCGCCCCAAACCGCATCACCAGTTACGAACCAGTTATTGCGCATCTGCAACGTCGCCCCTAAATTCAACGTAGCAATTTCAATGTCTTTCCAGGTTAGCTCTGACAGTATATTTGGTCTCCCGCCTGGCCCAGCAATACTCCATACCAGATCATCTCGCCGATACCCGGCCTTGAAATAAACATCCGCTTTGTCATAGGCAAAAATCGGCTTTTTCTCCGGCCGACGATCATACACATGGACTTTGAGCGTCTCCGGTTGTTTGGCTTGACCCACCGGTAAGTCTGGAATCACTTTTGCCGGAATTTGCGCATTGTGATCAGGATTTGCAATAGGTGCAGGTGACGTCGTCGACTCCGCTTCAAATACATGCATCACTAAGCTGGGGGCAGCCTGAATAGTCGTTGAGGACAAAAACGTAACGCAAAACGATGTCACCCCTAAAAATAATCTAGCGCGCATTGCCCATCACCTCTTCAAAGGGTAAGGCTGAAATAAGATACATAAAGCTGGTATCGCCCTGCTGTCCTCTTGCCGCTAACACCGTATTCTCAACGGAAGAGGCTAACCAGCGTCCATTAATATCTTGATAATTCACAGCCTGTTCAGTGCTCGTGCTATTGAGTATCTGTAAGCCGGTCACATACATTCCGCCACGATTCCATGAACCTAACGGTTTCGCCACAACACGATCATCGGCAAAAATATCACGCCGCATTGCGCGATCCACAGGCACAGGTTGATAAAGCGGATCCGTCACGCGTTCAAAGTCATTCGTTCGCATCATCTCGGCAGCATACTGACTCATCTCCATATAAACCGATTGTCGACTTGCTTCCGTGCGTTGTGCAGGACTCACTTGTGATTGAGGCGACGTTACCTCTTCATCTTTATCGATAAAGCGATTAGGGAACTCGGCTGGATCCGGATATCCCTGATTATGCGATTTGTAAAACAGATTTTCTCCATCACGACGAATCGACTCACTTTCACCTGGCGTATTCATAATACGCGGGGTAATCAATAACACCGTCTCGGTCTCTTGTTCACCATCAATTGTTGAGGTAAATATTCGGCCAACGAGAGGAATTTCACTCAGCAGCGGCACTTTTCGCTCATTACGATTTTCACTGGTTCGAATCAACCCACCCACCGCAACGGTCAAATTATTTTTGGCCATAACCGTACCGGTCAAGCGCGCTGTATCAACTGTATCGACCTGAAGGTTCGTAATACCATTTACGGTATCTCCAACAGGTATCGTTCCGCCTCCCACGTTTACAGTAGAATTTTCCTGTTCAATATACAGCTCCACTGTACCGTCGTTATTTATTCGGGGACTGATACGTAGTGTAATACCGATATCTTCACGGGTAATCTGAGCCTCAACAAAGGCTTGTTGCAACACAATACCGTTATCAATCACAGCAGGAAAAAACTCAAATCCTTCTGTAAGTAAAGTTTCTTCACCGATAAAGAGCTCGGCAGGACGATGATTGGATGCCACCACCATAGGATTAGAAAGCACTTTGATCCGGTTCTGCTCTTC
The genomic region above belongs to Methylophaga frappieri and contains:
- a CDS encoding fumarate reductase/succinate dehydrogenase flavoprotein subunit yields the protein MNETIQLDGHSPKGPLEQRWTQHKYNLRVVSPANRKHYRIIVVGTGLAGASAAASLAEMGYQVTTVCFQDSPRRAHSIAAQGGINAAKNYHNDGDSVWRLFYDMIKGGDFRARESNVFRLAELSTGIIDQAVAQGVPFAREYSGYLANRSFGGAQVSRTFYARGQTGQQLLLGAYQAMSRQVALGHIRHLSRTEMQDLILIKGQAKGIITRNLLTGELVSHLADCVLLCTGGYGNAYYLSTNAKGCNASAIWRAHKKGALFANPSFTQIHPTCIPQHGELQSKLTLMSESLRNDGRIWAPKHAKDCDRNPNEIAESDRDYFLERMYPAFGNLVPRDIASRAVKLICDEGRGVGHEINGQKLGVYLDFADAIVEQGATTINEKYGNLFEMYHRITSEDPTQQPMRIYPAVHYTMGGLWVDYNLMTTIDGLFAGGEANFSDHGANRLGASALMQGLADGYFILPATVSDYLARQKPLADADYPEVAETRLSVQKHLSRLLSAPDPKHSPDDFHRRLGQILWDNCGMARNDHDLRQAIMQIQQLREAYWQQVKITGDNKQINQVLERAGRIADFMELAELMCRDALQREESCGCHARVEHLTPTGEVQRHDNQFSYVSAWRYSGNVSEPILVKEPLHFDFVSPGIRNYQ
- a CDS encoding succinate dehydrogenase, which encodes MALLQIKKRLMALAGMVLTIYLVIHMLVNLSFVDPATFNQVYALYNQPLIRWPVWIVMVIALALHVWVAVQIRRHNRKARPIAYYHRQHHWIPSWLVSIVISLILAFMIYHLAQMWFFGGADIHGQTRKLFAEGHQVLIYLAGLGLMALHLGHALPNVLQTLGKTSKQYLYLCLLLVALLIGGFAVVPIMAFWSTP
- a CDS encoding class I SAM-dependent methyltransferase — translated: MQRYLNSLAILFGLLFTSPLVLADSGLIEAVNDTRRDAQNRARDSARHPEQTLAFFQIEPGMRVAEIWPGRGWYTEILAPWLKQGDGHLIAAGFPADMGPDWRQQLRNSYNDWLSSDTTRFDEVEIIEFGPGHWQITQANSLDAIVTFRNVHNWVKAETAEAAFSAMFEALKPGGVLGVTDHRAKPGTDRETMKKTGYLTESLVIGLAEQAGFKLDATSEINANPADTTRHPNGVWSLPPTLRIADEDKAKYQAIGESDRMTLRFIKPQNISLPDG
- a CDS encoding HAD-IIB family hydrolase — encoded protein: MTQPKKPLYIALISIHGLIRGDNLELGRDADTGGQTLYVLELAEALSKLPEVGKVELITRRVADPNVDEAYAQAQEHFNDKLSIVRIDAGPENYLPKEQLWEHLDSFADTLVRYFRQQPQLPALIHSHYADAGLVGAHVANQLGLPLVHTGHSLGRVKRRRLLAGGVDNTQLELLYNMTRRIEAEEITLATAEQVITSTHQEIEEQYELYDHYQPEKMRVIPPGTNITQFIPPRGDEQHTEFYADLTQSLTQPDKPLILALSRPDKRKNINALLTAYGEDKYLQQQANLLIIAGNRDDIADLDKGAQSVFKELLLTIDRYDLYGKVTMPKHHRRDQVPQIYRIAAASGGVFVNPALTEPFGLTLIEAAASGLPIVATEDGGPRDILANCHNGELIDPLEPETISQAISKLLSDKTYWQQCQQNGLDGVRANYSWEAHAKQYLQWVMPLASTVKPLSMPADVQPLSRVERALVTDLDLNLLGDDDALKTLMQLLRQHRKTTKFAIATGRRLDRALKLMKKHGIPEPDILITSSGTEICYAPKLTPDTAWQRHIDHHWQPRKVAELLDDLPGVSRQPKEEQSEFKISYYIDPQQTSLETVKSLLHREEQSVHVQLAFGQFLDIMPLRASKGMALRYVAERWQLPLEQIFVAGGSGADEDMMRGNMLSAVVANRHHEELSQLEDTSHIYFAEKPYAAGILEALTHYRFFELKAG
- a CDS encoding succinate dehydrogenase/fumarate reductase iron-sulfur subunit, whose translation is MKFILHIWRQSRPAESGNFRRYELEVSAESSFLEMLDALNEQLIQAGEEPVAFDHDCREGICGSCSLVINGEPHGRHRATTSCQQYMRDYQDQKELWIEPWRAAAFPVIQDLITDRSALDRLIQAGGYIPVRTGAAPEANTIPVAKKVADKAFDAATCIGCGACVAVCPNASATLFVAAKVSHLSSLPQGKLDAERPAKMLAQMQAEGFGSCSNYRECERSCPKQISTENIVTLNRALYRN